The genomic segment CTGTGATTCATCCATGCAATGCAGTTTTAAGGATTTCAGAGGATTCTCACGCCAGCCTACAGGCATCACCTGAAAAGTTCCCCACCTTTCAGGCAGCGCAAACTAAAGTTCTCAGAGTGCATCCTAAAACTCTGAATCCCTGTGAGTTTCACTGGCAGCCTAAGCCATTCCTGGCAAGCCCGCGTCCTTCATGAGCCTCTGTATTATGCTTGCTGAGACTGTGCTGAGGATAACCATGAGTCGGACCAAGAAGCTGGGTTTATCTGGAAGGTTgagtttttttcagttgcatcAGCTGTGCAGTCTTGTTCCTGTCCTGTCGACAAATTACAGGGGTGGCACAGGATAGAGAAAAACAGGCAAGAGAAACAAGCATCTGCTTACGTTGACTTAAGCACCTCTACAACATATAGAACCAAAATGCAGCATCTCATTTCACTCCATCAGATTATTCGCTACTGGCCTCCAGGCTACTCCTGCTCAACAACCCCAcaataaggaagaaaacactCACCACCAGCAAGAGCTTCCTCTCTTGCACTGTCATCATCACTAGGCTGAAGAATATTCCAGGATGTCAAAGTAAGTGATGAAATGTCTTCAGTTGATGATAACTTCAGCATGTCCATGTGATTGCTGTGAGGCTTGTAACGTGGGATGAAACACTCCTTGCCTTGCTTAAAAATGTCCTTAATGATTTCTTCTGTCTGGATTTCATCTGGCATGCTTAGGAAGATTGCAATTCTTTTGGATTCTTGGTACTTGGGATGGCCAATCACCTACATGGGAAATTGGGGCAATCGTTTATGAAAAGTTTACAAAAAGAACtctattttaattaaacacaCAATGGGAGCAAAATATACACTGAAAAGGGTAGAGATTCAAACTATCTTGCAccatgaaaagaagaaattgacTTTGTTTCCTACACCAACACTTTCACcatcagcaaaatgaaaataggTTAAATATTTGCACCTAGTGAACAGAACATTGTAACACAGGTTTGGGCCAGCAAAAAGCAATTTAGGAGGCAATCTCCTGATCTTTTTTATGTTTGTGCCATACAGTGCAGACATCCTCAAATGCCCAGCATCACTGGAGCAAGATACAGCAGGTCAGAGCTGCCAGCTTATGCAAGACACAaggtttttgcttttcttccaccCTTTTTACACGCTGCATCTCTCATCTGGGCCCAGGTAGAATAAAGAGTGCATCAATGATAATAACTCAAAAGAAAATTAGCATCAGAAAATCTTCCAAGGCCAGgtccctctctctttcttttaacCTGAAACGCCTTCCCTACAGCAAGTTTAAATATATGACTTCAAACATCACCAGCTTTTAATGGGGAATCTTATTACTGCACATTTTTCAGAGCTTGAAGGAAAAATAGCCttaccatttttttattttcatgaggCTCTCTGCGCTGGGCTTATAAAAGAGTGAAtatgggaaggaaaacaaaaaacacttaTATGGTGAAAAAGTGTTAGTGCATCTATACCTCATTATGTCTCTGCCCCATTCGTTTGAATTCCACATTAAAATTTGAGAGAATGTTTCTAAATGTTTGTCTTCTCGTTCTCTAGTACCACACATAGTTTGTTACTTACATCTGgtcaaaacaaatacaaatgtgtcctttctcatttaaatgtgatttatttttactctACACACTTGCAAAAAATCTGTCCAAAACATGAGACAACGGAGAAACTGCTTATCTGCGGGAGAGAGAGCACCAAATcctctgctctgtgtttgtGTAACTGCAGGGTATCTTGTTCTTCTGAGCTTTAGCCTTTGCCCTGTCCCTGGCCTGAGAGATAAATAATTGCCCTTATCCAAGTTGAGATATGCTTATcactccttttttccctttctttccagcacagcagtgaAAAGCCCAGGCAAAATATTCAGAAGATGCATATATTTTtgtaaggcaaaaaaaaaaaaaacaaaaaaaacccaccaaacccaaATCCTACTGCAGACAAAATTATGGTAATGTGTTGCTGCTTGGCCATAGAAATGTCTTCACAATTCAAACCCGtattttacttgcttttgtAATTTGCCCAACATTACACATGGATTTTTCCACATAAGTGATTAAGCTTTTAAACAACAGAATTTCCATGGTAGCTTTTGTTTGAAAGAAGGACTATTTAGTCAAATTGCAGACTTGAGACAGTGCCTGTGATTCATGTTGTTGAGGGCCTCCAGAGCTGAATCTTCTCATGGTTTTGGGGAAGAGAGAAACTCTCCTCTTTCAAAGtggtgctgtgtgctgtgggCCCCACACAGGTCCAATGTACTCCAACATTTCCAGCAACACACTGACTATGCCGTATACAAGAAAAATGAGGTTGAAGATGTCAAACCACACAGGAAGACACAATTTCGGATGTTTTCAGAACTGTGAAGATGAAGCCGCTATGACTCGGAGCATTTTCTGAGAACGGTGAAAGATTTTCCACTGAGCAAATATTATCTGCCCTTTGCTTACCACCTGATGGCTATTTTTGCAGAATCAGAGCATGCAAACAGCATGACTTTAATCATGaacattagaaaagaaaaatcatccaGAAGCTAATTAAATACCAGTGGCTGGGTCAGCCCATGAAACTGTTTCACTCTGAATTTAAAGATCACTTTGAGATGAGATTTTACGACTGAAAATACTGTTCAGGTGTTATAAAATAACCTACTCACTTTTATTAGCTGCAAGCAGTGATATATGTTATAAAGCTACATTTTCAGCCTTACAGCATTCCAAATACTATTTTAGCACTTTCAATAAATTCTTCATGTCTGTGGTACTACCCCCTATAGAAGAAGCTGACTCTACTTTCTGCCATTTGCACACCACCCCTTGGTCTCAAGCAAGCTCAGGACTTTCAGTTTGTGTCAGATTATTAAAATGGCAAGATCACACCAATTTATATGGCGTATTTTCCAGTGCCTTcttttaagcaaaacaaaagctgtatCTTTTAGTGTGCTCTCAACAAGCAGAAACGTGTTCTGTTGCTGAGTTTAGACAAAGGCTAAGGGCTCCTAAAACCTGGTACTACATGGGCTAGGTGTTCATGAAGTTGGCAGAGGACTGCAGTTTTGAAGAGGATGCATGCCaatattttctcaaaaaaatgagattttagtCTAGGATGTTTAATTACTAAAATGCAGAAACATGATAGGACATTAcacatatgtatttaaaaacaagcattcccaataaaaaagaaagggttACATGAACTCCTGTTAAGCTTCCTATGACCTGAAGTTTCTGTGCAGCCACATCCCAGTCATTAAGTGGCTACACATTAAGTC from the Lathamus discolor isolate bLatDis1 chromosome 8, bLatDis1.hap1, whole genome shotgun sequence genome contains:
- the MTHFS gene encoding 5-formyltetrahydrofolate cyclo-ligase isoform X2, with the translated sequence MERPAEGGGMAAALRAAKRALRGELRQRLRALGAAEKQRQSRLLARQVIGHPKYQESKRIAIFLSMPDEIQTEEIIKDIFKQGKECFIPRYKPHSNHMDMLKLSSTEDISSLTLTSWNILQPSDDDSAREEALAGGQEQDCTADATEKNSTFQINPASWSDSWLSSAQSQQA